Proteins from one Mesotoga infera genomic window:
- a CDS encoding ABC transporter substrate-binding protein: MKKLVLVISILSLLVFVGLGKTNVTVWFAGTSDQLTIAMDDELIPAFEKANPDLKLVVEYIPWGELSTKLTTAFAGGIGPDIFMHGQAAIAGFVENGVIRSIDDLIARLEDPADFGAALDVGIYKGKNYFVPVFGSGRLLAYRADFFEQSGLDPNEPPVTWEQLVTFAKATTVYNSGRIVRAGLDIPVTGIDLQQVWTSFLIENGGKLFDDELNPVFNSPAGVEALEYYVGLVREAKVASEFGLTPVGNLSPIAAGTAVMVFMNNESLAALKEYSPESYSKIRLAFPPARYTRAGFYSFAGFMVSSSTKNLEATTKALAFLTSKDSIVKINKALGSLPPRQSAAQADFIANDPDLKKFVEGAKYAYGNPNVPFWVQARDIISKYLERAVMGAMNPKDALDEAAKEVSKLK, encoded by the coding sequence GTGAAAAAGCTTGTACTGGTTATTTCAATTTTGAGTCTGTTAGTCTTTGTAGGGTTGGGCAAAACAAACGTCACAGTATGGTTCGCGGGCACATCGGACCAGCTAACGATAGCCATGGATGACGAACTGATTCCGGCGTTCGAGAAGGCGAATCCCGATCTGAAACTCGTTGTCGAGTACATTCCATGGGGAGAGCTCTCCACGAAGCTGACTACGGCCTTTGCTGGCGGTATAGGACCGGATATATTCATGCACGGTCAGGCCGCCATCGCCGGGTTCGTAGAGAACGGTGTGATAAGGAGCATCGACGATCTCATCGCCAGGCTCGAGGATCCGGCCGATTTCGGTGCCGCTCTCGATGTGGGTATTTACAAGGGCAAGAACTATTTCGTCCCCGTGTTCGGTTCGGGAAGGCTTCTGGCTTACAGGGCCGACTTCTTCGAGCAGAGCGGACTGGATCCGAACGAACCCCCAGTAACATGGGAACAGCTGGTGACATTTGCAAAGGCCACCACGGTTTACAATTCCGGGAGAATAGTAAGGGCCGGTCTCGATATTCCCGTAACCGGCATCGACCTCCAGCAGGTTTGGACGAGTTTCCTTATAGAGAACGGTGGCAAGCTCTTCGACGATGAGCTGAATCCGGTGTTCAACAGCCCAGCCGGCGTTGAAGCCCTCGAATACTACGTTGGGCTCGTGCGCGAGGCCAAAGTGGCTTCAGAGTTTGGACTGACTCCAGTCGGCAACCTCTCGCCGATCGCCGCGGGTACGGCCGTCATGGTCTTCATGAATAACGAGTCGCTGGCCGCCCTTAAGGAGTACAGTCCGGAATCTTACTCGAAAATCAGGTTGGCCTTCCCCCCTGCCAGGTACACCAGGGCCGGATTCTACTCCTTCGCGGGCTTCATGGTTTCCAGCAGCACCAAGAACCTTGAAGCTACCACAAAGGCTCTGGCTTTCCTGACCTCCAAGGATTCGATCGTGAAGATAAATAAAGCCCTTGGAAGTCTTCCACCCAGGCAGTCGGCCGCCCAGGCTGATTTCATCGCGAACGACCCAGATCTCAAGAAGTTCGTCGAAGGAGCAAAATACGCCTACGGCAACCCGAACGTTCCCTTCTGGGTCCAGGCAAGAGATATCATCTCCAAATACCTCGAAAGAGCCGTCATGGGCGCAATGAATCCGAAAGACGCCCTCGACGAAGCGGCCAAAGAAGTAAGTAAACTCAAGTAA
- a CDS encoding carbohydrate ABC transporter permease, producing MTNRLKRRIMLTAFIFISPVLVYNIIFRIVPIFVSLYLSFTKFSGFGSAKLVGLVNYSRIFGDTQFWSAVLRTLQFSVEVLPLNMLLSLLLALLVNTGLKGMSIFRAIYYLPVVTPMVAASMIWLWLYDPQIGILNFLLSLFNIPPQNFLRSPATAMHSIVAMRVWRGAGWNMLIYLAGLQGISRNLYEAAAIDGASAFKRFLKITLPLLRPVHIYVLIVGLISTLQSFTEMYVMTSGGPLESTTTVGLLIYRAAFDYMDMGYASAMSFVLGIIIMTLSVVSFTWRREKEVAE from the coding sequence GTGACTAACAGGCTGAAACGGCGGATCATGTTGACCGCGTTCATTTTTATCTCACCGGTACTCGTTTACAATATCATCTTCAGGATAGTTCCCATCTTCGTATCGCTTTATTTGAGCTTCACGAAGTTTTCCGGTTTCGGGTCGGCAAAATTGGTCGGCCTTGTCAACTATTCGAGAATCTTCGGCGACACGCAATTCTGGAGCGCGGTGCTGAGGACGCTACAGTTTTCTGTCGAAGTTCTTCCGCTGAACATGTTGCTGTCACTCCTGCTGGCCCTGCTGGTCAATACCGGCCTGAAGGGCATGAGCATTTTCAGGGCTATCTATTATCTGCCCGTAGTGACGCCCATGGTGGCCGCCAGTATGATCTGGCTATGGCTGTACGATCCCCAGATCGGGATCTTGAATTTTCTGCTTTCTTTGTTCAACATACCTCCACAGAACTTCCTTAGAAGCCCTGCGACTGCGATGCATTCGATAGTGGCGATGAGAGTATGGAGAGGAGCCGGCTGGAATATGCTCATATATCTGGCGGGACTCCAGGGAATCTCGAGAAATCTTTATGAAGCGGCGGCCATAGACGGCGCCTCTGCCTTCAAAAGATTTTTGAAGATTACCCTACCGCTGCTCAGGCCGGTACATATCTACGTTCTCATCGTCGGTCTTATCAGCACGTTGCAGTCATTCACGGAAATGTACGTTATGACCAGCGGTGGACCTCTGGAGAGTACGACGACCGTCGGCCTACTGATCTACCGCGCCGCTTTCGATTACATGGATATGGGTTACGCCAGCGCCATGTCTTTCGTTCTAGGGATAATAATAATGACTCTCTCGGTTGTGAGTTTCACCTGGCGACGCGAAAAGGAGGTGGCCGAATGA
- a CDS encoding carbohydrate ABC transporter permease, which produces MRKLKRLRVIFLLLIAAIVMGSPFFWMAISSLKPNAELFTWPPTFIPHHLTLDHYTTALTTRGFERYFLNSAVVSLISMAFNLVFCSLAGYAFARLDFPLKNFLFLLLLSTMMIPVQVTLIPTFLMVKSFPLAGGNNIFGQGGTGLLNTYAGLVVPHIMSVFGVFIMRQFYMQFPRELSEAARIDGAREISIFTRIFLPLGKPAMSALAIFTFTQAWDDFLWPLVVTSDRNMRTLQLGLEVFKNRYTADWGPLMAATTVSILPVILIFVVFQRYFTDTALSSGIK; this is translated from the coding sequence ATGAGAAAGTTGAAACGTCTGAGGGTAATCTTCCTCCTTCTGATAGCGGCCATAGTGATGGGATCGCCCTTCTTCTGGATGGCGATTTCCTCGCTCAAGCCCAACGCCGAGCTTTTCACATGGCCTCCCACGTTCATACCGCACCATCTGACCCTTGACCATTACACGACGGCGCTCACGACGCGCGGATTCGAGAGGTACTTTCTCAACAGCGCCGTAGTCTCGCTGATCTCTATGGCATTCAATCTCGTCTTTTGTTCGCTGGCAGGCTACGCCTTCGCGAGATTGGACTTCCCGCTCAAGAACTTTCTCTTTTTACTGCTTTTGAGCACGATGATGATACCGGTTCAGGTAACGCTGATTCCTACCTTCCTGATGGTGAAATCTTTTCCACTGGCAGGTGGAAACAACATCTTCGGACAGGGAGGCACAGGTCTTTTGAATACCTACGCCGGCCTTGTGGTACCTCATATAATGAGTGTATTCGGCGTCTTCATAATGCGGCAATTCTATATGCAATTTCCAAGAGAGCTGTCCGAGGCCGCAAGGATCGACGGTGCAAGAGAGATAAGCATCTTCACGAGGATCTTCCTGCCATTGGGCAAACCGGCCATGTCGGCGCTGGCGATATTCACCTTCACGCAGGCGTGGGATGATTTCCTCTGGCCGCTGGTAGTAACCAGCGACAGAAACATGCGTACTCTTCAACTGGGCCTGGAGGTCTTCAAAAACAGGTACACCGCAGACTGGGGACCACTCATGGCCGCAACTACCGTGTCGATCCTACCGGTCATCTTGATCTTCGTAGTTTTTCAACGTTACTTCACCGATACCGCTTTGAGCTCTGGAATAAAATGA
- a CDS encoding FAD-dependent oxidoreductase, with product MERVYDVIVVGGGIAGVSAAVAASRLGAGVLLVEKGMSFGGVLTGSLVNPMMTFHSHRRQVIGGIGQEIVERLIRERGSHGHLEDPIGFVKSITPFDPEKMKSVLIDLLREAKVDYLFNSLVGRVWVKNGFLQRIETVNANELRTFIGRAFIDATGEGNLSIKAGARYINGDGDRASCQPMTLVMRIGGIDRDEIISFINKHESDFVLGERRDFFYLAVAGFFSFMPLLRNYRVNFRRDRLLFFEIPFHPGEVFMNTTRYAGFGGSAVELTAAQSDGNIDAWKFMDFLKSEVPGFANASLIQTGCSIGVRETTHVTGEYMMKVDDLLGQKEFVDKIAIGSYPVDLHVPESGELKTMKIPFPGEYSVPLRALFPLGLENVVLAGRALSAEHLAFSALRTSPLASATGMAAGICAALSKGSHFRVRDVPIKNIQNEISRMGGIL from the coding sequence ATGGAAAGAGTTTACGATGTAATCGTCGTGGGTGGTGGCATAGCCGGTGTTTCGGCAGCAGTCGCCGCATCCCGACTCGGCGCCGGGGTTCTTCTCGTTGAGAAAGGTATGTCTTTCGGAGGAGTTCTGACCGGCTCGCTGGTTAACCCTATGATGACCTTCCACTCCCACCGAAGACAGGTGATCGGGGGAATAGGTCAGGAAATAGTGGAGAGACTGATAAGGGAGAGAGGCTCTCACGGACATCTGGAAGATCCTATCGGTTTCGTGAAAAGTATTACACCCTTCGATCCAGAGAAAATGAAGAGTGTTTTGATAGACCTCCTCAGGGAAGCCAAAGTCGATTATCTATTCAATTCGCTGGTCGGCAGGGTCTGGGTGAAAAACGGGTTTTTGCAGCGTATAGAGACCGTGAACGCCAATGAGCTCCGCACCTTCATAGGGCGAGCATTTATAGATGCCACCGGAGAGGGAAACCTTTCGATCAAAGCCGGGGCCAGATACATCAACGGTGACGGCGACAGGGCCAGCTGTCAACCAATGACGCTTGTGATGAGAATCGGAGGAATAGACAGAGACGAGATCATCTCTTTCATTAACAAGCACGAATCGGATTTCGTGCTGGGTGAAAGGCGTGATTTCTTCTACCTCGCAGTCGCTGGCTTCTTCAGTTTCATGCCGCTTCTGCGCAATTACAGGGTCAACTTCAGACGGGACAGGTTGCTCTTTTTCGAAATACCCTTCCATCCCGGAGAGGTTTTCATGAACACGACTCGCTATGCCGGATTCGGCGGCAGTGCCGTTGAACTGACAGCCGCCCAGAGCGACGGAAATATCGACGCATGGAAGTTCATGGATTTCTTGAAGAGTGAGGTGCCGGGTTTCGCGAATGCGTCTCTCATACAGACAGGATGCAGTATAGGAGTGAGAGAGACTACCCACGTGACCGGAGAGTACATGATGAAAGTTGACGATCTGCTCGGGCAAAAAGAGTTCGTAGACAAGATCGCCATCGGCTCTTATCCGGTCGATCTGCACGTTCCCGAATCGGGAGAGCTGAAAACCATGAAAATACCCTTCCCGGGAGAGTACAGCGTACCCCTCAGGGCTCTCTTTCCGCTTGGATTGGAAAACGTGGTTCTCGCCGGGAGGGCGCTCAGCGCTGAGCATCTCGCCTTTTCCGCGCTCAGGACCAGTCCGCTGGCCTCGGCCACCGGCATGGCCGCGGGCATATGCGCCGCGCTATCGAAAGGTTCACATTTCAGGGTGAGAGATGTACCGATAAAGAACATTCAGAATGAGATATCTAGAATGGGGGGAATTCTGTGA
- a CDS encoding DUF4127 family protein — MKAVVLPMDERPPNYSMVQKIGKMLGLEIRLPGRELLGRYMRPGKCEELGLWLIEESGDAFVISVDMLLFGGLIASRAGDVSEPEALKRLELIRELRERNPSSRILLSSIVRRASISVSSAGSRELWERLNRYLRAIGNGQDSEARSIESTFPWGFLESYYRLRNRNHIVNRACVELVKEKVADLLVLAQEDTFPNGPQKRELEALEKLSLESGVAESVFIHNGADEVIQELLTFTSADRQPLSVDLIYDSPETEKKVMDFEDRRFGENVKSHMRLVGLTVSEESQTSIFIAGSDVEKALEKLEDLSKKKKRIFILDVFRANGSNRQFVEAFLNMGLENIWGYSGWNTASNSLGTLLAVVVAACRSTNSSGEIGSFYLSRLLDDHLYQGVLRDELEKRIRDVGGDEYRVSESGRLFEEFRDDLFIPRAVELIERYFYGRRHDVFGGVVKKGSISIADFFLPWDRTFECDLELIEEGRECRR, encoded by the coding sequence GTGAAAGCAGTCGTTCTTCCTATGGACGAAAGACCACCAAATTACAGTATGGTTCAGAAGATCGGAAAAATGCTCGGACTGGAAATCCGCCTCCCCGGAAGGGAGCTTCTGGGCAGATACATGAGACCGGGAAAGTGCGAAGAGCTTGGTCTATGGCTTATTGAAGAGAGCGGCGACGCTTTCGTGATATCTGTGGATATGCTCCTCTTCGGTGGGCTTATCGCCTCCAGAGCCGGAGATGTGAGTGAACCCGAAGCTCTGAAAAGACTGGAACTGATTCGCGAACTCAGAGAGAGAAATCCCAGCTCCAGGATACTTCTCTCCTCGATAGTAAGGAGAGCCTCGATCTCTGTCTCCTCCGCCGGCTCCAGAGAACTCTGGGAGAGACTCAATCGGTATCTTCGCGCTATCGGAAACGGCCAAGATAGCGAGGCTCGCTCGATAGAATCTACTTTTCCGTGGGGCTTTCTGGAGAGTTATTACAGACTCAGAAACAGGAACCATATTGTCAACAGGGCCTGTGTGGAGCTTGTTAAAGAAAAGGTCGCCGATCTACTCGTGCTTGCCCAAGAAGACACCTTCCCCAACGGTCCACAGAAGCGCGAGCTGGAAGCGCTCGAAAAACTTTCTCTGGAGAGTGGTGTTGCAGAGAGTGTTTTCATTCACAACGGCGCCGACGAGGTTATCCAGGAGCTGTTGACTTTTACATCTGCAGACCGGCAACCGCTTTCGGTGGATCTGATCTACGATTCGCCCGAGACGGAAAAGAAAGTGATGGATTTCGAGGACAGGCGATTCGGGGAAAACGTCAAATCGCACATGAGGCTGGTAGGTTTGACCGTCTCTGAGGAGTCACAAACCTCGATCTTTATAGCCGGTAGCGATGTAGAGAAAGCTCTGGAAAAGCTCGAGGATTTATCGAAAAAGAAGAAGAGGATCTTTATACTCGACGTTTTCAGGGCCAATGGCTCTAACCGGCAGTTCGTGGAGGCCTTCCTTAATATGGGTTTGGAAAATATCTGGGGCTACTCGGGGTGGAACACCGCTTCTAACAGTCTGGGGACGCTGCTTGCCGTGGTGGTGGCGGCCTGCAGATCTACAAACTCCAGCGGCGAGATTGGTTCATTCTATCTCTCCCGTCTCCTCGACGATCACCTCTATCAGGGCGTCTTGAGAGACGAACTCGAGAAGAGAATTCGGGATGTCGGCGGCGACGAATACAGGGTCAGTGAATCAGGCCGTCTATTCGAGGAATTCCGCGACGACCTATTCATACCTCGGGCAGTCGAATTGATCGAAAGGTACTTCTACGGCAGGCGTCACGACGTTTTTGGCGGTGTCGTAAAAAAGGGAAGTATTTCCATAGCGGACTTCTTCCTGCCCTGGGACAGAACTTTCGAATGCGATCTGGAACTGATAGAGGAGGGAAGAGAATGTCGAAGATAA
- a CDS encoding Gfo/Idh/MocA family protein, producing MSKIRMAIIGAGVWGETHAFLYREHPAVELIAICDLDRSRAKSFAQKFEIPHFFTDHIEMLESLDFDAAAIVTPDFAHGRIAIDCANAGKDLLVEKPLATTREDLAAIVGSVSKNRVRIMTDLHNRWSPPFAVAKEMLDKGELGTPVSAYFRLNDVLWVATDMLPWSARSSILWFLGSHSVDTLRWFFNDEVESVYSVSSSGVLKNLGLDTTDIYQTLLKFRKGGIATMENSWITPNTNPCVNDIKFNFTGSRGMVNLDLSNNQMIESYTQREAKRPDVLVRHFIHGKAKGFAYESIRHFIDCLVSGEEFLVSLEDAVNTSLVILSIFESVRTGKPEKVETIEALSAT from the coding sequence ATGTCGAAGATAAGAATGGCGATAATTGGGGCCGGCGTCTGGGGGGAGACGCATGCCTTTCTTTACAGGGAACATCCGGCCGTAGAGCTGATAGCGATCTGCGACCTCGACCGATCGAGAGCGAAGAGCTTCGCTCAGAAGTTCGAAATACCCCATTTCTTCACCGATCACATAGAGATGCTCGAAAGCCTCGATTTCGACGCGGCGGCTATTGTGACCCCGGACTTCGCCCACGGAAGGATCGCCATCGATTGTGCCAACGCCGGCAAAGATTTGCTGGTTGAGAAGCCGCTGGCAACCACCAGAGAGGATCTCGCGGCAATTGTCGGTTCCGTATCGAAGAACCGGGTGAGGATCATGACCGATCTTCACAACAGGTGGAGCCCTCCCTTCGCTGTGGCCAAAGAGATGCTCGACAAAGGAGAGCTGGGTACGCCAGTCAGCGCCTACTTCAGATTGAACGATGTGCTCTGGGTGGCCACAGATATGTTGCCGTGGTCGGCCCGCTCGTCGATCCTCTGGTTCCTGGGGAGCCACTCGGTCGATACTCTGAGATGGTTTTTCAATGATGAGGTGGAAAGCGTTTATTCGGTCAGCAGCAGCGGCGTTCTAAAAAACTTGGGACTGGACACAACCGATATCTATCAGACCCTTCTCAAGTTCAGAAAGGGCGGTATAGCGACCATGGAGAACAGCTGGATAACACCGAACACCAACCCATGCGTGAACGATATCAAGTTCAACTTCACGGGAAGCCGGGGAATGGTGAACCTTGATTTAAGCAACAACCAGATGATCGAAAGCTATACGCAGAGAGAAGCTAAACGGCCCGATGTGCTTGTGAGGCATTTCATTCACGGAAAGGCAAAGGGATTCGCGTACGAAAGCATAAGGCACTTCATCGATTGCCTGGTGAGCGGCGAAGAGTTCCTGGTGAGCCTCGAAGACGCGGTGAACACCTCTCTGGTGATACTCTCGATCTTCGAGTCGGTGAGAACCGGAAAACCGGAGAAAGTCGAAACGATAGAGGCACTATCGGCTACCTGA
- a CDS encoding DUF4434 domain-containing protein — protein MKVIAIFLAIIVSGLSTFAASGGVKNITGAFIQLDGQLSQFTEEQWKSELSLMKDIGMDTVIIQYSAYGERFYYPSKYMKTDEISPDESIAELVWRGSTRTRFVKIVIEPTSKEWTMIPEITVKKGGEVLSVGRAYTVDPQANPSYPSDGKLTDGAADYAWGAMVGWQYPEKPIEIVIDLGELTAIDSIAVKFMRSEISGVQIPSKGYEVAISSDGKVFMSAGKVTWEENKQEKVNDTLGELLKAADSLDMNVFLGLSLNPSYWSGEFDPKEQINMNQRILTELFNLYGAHASLAGWYLPEEIDDRNFLTQSRKDGIRTYLKSMVTYAKFLTRKPVMISPYFGINPNGEAYAEWWDYVLSEAKVDIIAMQDGVGTRRTSVAESAGVIKALKPIMDKHGVRFWVNVEVFNQIHGWPVDAGSWQAVPADIERVVDQLQMQSPYTEKVVIFDFPHYMTPRLGGKAEELYKAYKEYTGLGD, from the coding sequence ATGAAGGTAATCGCTATCTTTCTCGCGATAATAGTATCGGGCCTGTCGACCTTTGCAGCCAGCGGAGGGGTCAAGAATATAACAGGAGCTTTCATACAGCTAGATGGACAGCTTTCCCAGTTCACTGAGGAACAGTGGAAGAGTGAGCTCTCTTTAATGAAAGATATAGGTATGGATACAGTGATAATCCAGTACAGCGCTTACGGGGAGAGATTTTATTACCCTTCCAAGTATATGAAAACGGACGAGATCTCACCCGATGAAAGTATCGCCGAACTGGTATGGAGGGGTTCTACCAGAACGAGGTTCGTGAAGATAGTCATTGAACCGACCAGTAAGGAGTGGACAATGATTCCCGAGATCACAGTCAAGAAGGGAGGAGAGGTTCTCTCGGTCGGAAGAGCCTACACAGTCGATCCACAGGCTAACCCAAGCTATCCTTCCGATGGGAAATTGACCGACGGTGCGGCCGATTACGCTTGGGGCGCTATGGTGGGCTGGCAGTATCCGGAAAAACCCATCGAGATTGTTATAGATCTGGGAGAGTTGACAGCTATAGATTCTATCGCGGTAAAGTTCATGAGATCGGAAATATCGGGTGTCCAGATACCCTCGAAGGGTTACGAAGTAGCCATTTCCAGCGACGGAAAGGTTTTTATGAGCGCGGGGAAGGTCACCTGGGAAGAGAACAAACAGGAAAAGGTAAACGACACGCTTGGCGAACTCTTGAAGGCCGCCGATTCACTCGATATGAACGTTTTCCTAGGTCTTTCGCTCAATCCGTCTTACTGGTCGGGTGAGTTCGATCCCAAGGAACAGATAAACATGAACCAGAGGATTTTGACGGAGCTTTTCAATCTTTACGGCGCTCACGCATCTCTGGCCGGCTGGTACCTTCCCGAAGAGATAGACGACAGGAATTTCCTAACGCAGAGCAGGAAAGACGGTATCAGAACCTATCTGAAATCGATGGTTACCTATGCAAAGTTCCTCACCAGAAAGCCGGTTATGATCTCTCCATACTTCGGAATCAACCCAAACGGGGAGGCATATGCCGAATGGTGGGACTATGTGCTCAGCGAGGCGAAGGTGGATATCATAGCCATGCAGGACGGTGTCGGAACCAGAAGGACTTCGGTCGCCGAGTCGGCCGGGGTTATAAAGGCTTTGAAACCGATCATGGATAAACACGGAGTGAGGTTCTGGGTAAACGTGGAGGTCTTCAATCAGATCCACGGCTGGCCCGTCGATGCCGGAAGCTGGCAGGCCGTCCCGGCCGATATAGAAAGGGTAGTTGACCAGCTTCAGATGCAGTCTCCCTACACCGAGAAAGTCGTCATATTCGATTTCCCTCACTACATGACTCCGAGGCTGGGAGGAAAGGCCGAAGAGCTTTACAAGGCCTATAAAGAATACACAGGATTGGGGGATTGA
- a CDS encoding ABC transporter substrate-binding protein yields MRKVLAITVILIVAMVGLAKTELSFWYAWGGDEGKALLALVEEFNKSQSEIVVRPVFVPIGQGEKINTALAGSSTPDIVTIWDWMVVPLGESGALIPLNDYLDSAGIDESDYLPGVWSYGAYRGIKYGLPTTLNAYAFMWNKTLFKEVGLDPDRPPENIKELDRYAELLFKQDTRGNIRRLGFLPNVSHIYFYVFGGQLWDPETEEITANHPGNVAALDWVASYYKKFDLQKIRVFQATWGEMASSYNPFYRGQLAIQEAGQWELLFIRQFAKSDFEFGVSPFPAPEGGREKVAYLNGSFWAIPKGSKYPDQSFEFLKWLTDNDQAARFAAELSNIPPRVDSIENPAFRSKMLPNMEIYIDMLTNGYVYFFPTLPIGLYYMEELNQALQYVQSGAKTAEQALNDVQQAVIRELGRYE; encoded by the coding sequence ATGAGGAAAGTTCTTGCGATCACGGTGATACTGATTGTTGCTATGGTCGGTCTGGCCAAGACCGAGCTTTCCTTCTGGTACGCCTGGGGAGGGGACGAAGGGAAGGCCCTTCTGGCTCTGGTAGAGGAATTCAACAAAAGCCAGAGCGAGATAGTTGTGAGGCCGGTCTTCGTTCCAATAGGACAGGGAGAGAAGATAAATACCGCTCTGGCCGGATCTTCTACGCCTGATATAGTGACGATCTGGGACTGGATGGTAGTTCCGCTGGGCGAGAGCGGCGCTTTGATACCGCTCAACGATTATCTTGACTCGGCAGGGATCGACGAGTCAGACTATCTTCCCGGTGTATGGTCTTACGGAGCATACAGGGGGATCAAGTACGGCCTTCCCACGACCCTCAACGCCTACGCCTTCATGTGGAACAAGACCCTCTTCAAAGAGGTCGGTCTCGACCCGGACAGACCTCCGGAAAACATAAAGGAGCTTGACAGATACGCAGAACTGCTTTTCAAACAGGACACCAGGGGCAATATCAGGCGTTTGGGCTTTTTACCAAATGTGAGCCACATTTATTTCTACGTCTTCGGCGGCCAGCTATGGGATCCGGAAACCGAAGAGATAACGGCCAACCATCCCGGCAATGTCGCGGCGCTCGACTGGGTGGCTTCGTACTACAAGAAGTTCGATCTGCAGAAGATCAGGGTCTTCCAGGCCACCTGGGGAGAGATGGCCAGCTCCTACAACCCTTTCTACCGTGGACAGCTGGCGATCCAGGAGGCCGGACAGTGGGAGCTGCTTTTTATAAGGCAGTTCGCCAAGAGCGACTTCGAATTCGGAGTTTCGCCCTTCCCGGCTCCTGAGGGCGGCAGAGAGAAGGTAGCCTATTTGAATGGCTCCTTCTGGGCGATCCCCAAAGGTTCGAAGTATCCCGATCAATCCTTCGAGTTTCTGAAATGGTTGACCGACAACGATCAGGCCGCCAGGTTCGCCGCCGAGCTGTCGAACATCCCCCCCAGGGTCGATTCGATAGAAAACCCGGCCTTCCGGTCAAAAATGCTTCCGAATATGGAGATATATATAGATATGCTGACCAATGGTTATGTGTATTTCTTCCCCACGCTTCCGATCGGACTGTATTACATGGAGGAACTGAATCAGGCGTTGCAATACGTACAGAGCGGAGCCAAGACGGCCGAGCAGGCTTTGAACGATGTTCAGCAGGCCGTAATAAGGGAACTGGGGAGGTACGAATAA
- a CDS encoding carbohydrate ABC transporter permease yields the protein MSKVAKSRLREARIGLLFLSPWLIGLAIFTAYPIIASLYFSFTHYSGLSSPRWAGFDNYIQLFKDPLFWKSIYNTLYLAIIGIPLAQVLSILVALLLNTKVKFLGIFRTMYFLPSIVPAVATALLWKWFLNPQFGPVNLLLERIGLPTPGWLTDPVWSKPALILTSVWGVGGAMVIYLAGLQNIPIELYEAAELDGAGRIAKLFTITLPMLSPVILFNVVMGIINSFQSFTSVFIMTGGGPENSTLVYALSIYRNGFQFYKMGYASAMAWVLLIMTSIAIVFVFKFFGKYGYFGGVDKQ from the coding sequence ATGAGCAAAGTGGCGAAGTCCAGGCTTAGAGAGGCGCGTATCGGTTTACTCTTCCTTTCTCCCTGGCTGATCGGTCTTGCCATTTTCACGGCCTATCCGATAATCGCATCGCTGTATTTCAGTTTCACGCATTATAGCGGGCTATCTTCGCCACGCTGGGCCGGATTTGACAATTACATCCAACTCTTCAAAGACCCGCTGTTCTGGAAGTCTATCTATAACACCTTGTATTTGGCGATAATCGGTATCCCCCTCGCACAGGTCCTGAGCATCCTTGTGGCCCTCTTGCTGAACACAAAGGTCAAGTTTCTGGGGATATTCAGGACCATGTACTTTTTGCCGAGCATAGTTCCGGCCGTTGCGACGGCTCTCCTCTGGAAGTGGTTCCTCAATCCGCAGTTCGGACCGGTGAACCTGCTTCTGGAAAGAATAGGTCTTCCCACGCCTGGCTGGTTGACCGACCCGGTCTGGTCGAAGCCGGCACTCATCTTAACCAGCGTTTGGGGAGTCGGCGGAGCTATGGTTATATATCTGGCCGGCTTGCAGAACATACCCATCGAGCTCTACGAAGCGGCTGAACTGGACGGAGCCGGAAGAATCGCCAAGCTTTTCACGATAACTCTTCCCATGCTCAGCCCGGTTATACTCTTCAACGTGGTGATGGGTATAATAAACTCCTTCCAGTCTTTCACGAGCGTTTTTATAATGACCGGTGGAGGACCGGAAAACTCTACGCTGGTCTACGCGCTGTCGATCTACAGAAATGGCTTCCAGTTCTACAAAATGGGTTACGCCAGCGCCATGGCATGGGTGTTGCTCATAATGACTTCCATTGCGATTGTCTTCGTTTTCAAGTTTTTCGGAAAATACGGTTACTTCGGGGGAGTAGATAAGCAATGA